The Triticum aestivum cultivar Chinese Spring chromosome 3A, IWGSC CS RefSeq v2.1, whole genome shotgun sequence genome includes a region encoding these proteins:
- the LOC123060581 gene encoding phosphopantothenoylcysteine decarboxylase has product MATREQPSQGVTPDAAATQPRRPRVLVAASGSVAAIKFEVLCRSLAEWADVRAVATASSLHFIDRESFPSGVALLTDADEWSAWGRIGDEVLHIELCEWADAMLIAPLSANTLAKIAGGLCDNLLTCVVRAWDYSKPIYVAPAMNTFMWDNPFTSRHLDAAAGLGVSLIPPVTKRLACGDYGNGAMAEPAEICRTLRLFFGSQEPF; this is encoded by the exons ATGGCCACGCGAGAGCAGCCGTCGCAGGGCGTGACGCCGGACGCTGCCGCCACTCAGCCTCGGAGGCCCCGCGTCCTGGTCGCCGCCTCCGGCAGCGTGGCGGCGATCAAGTTCGAGGTCCTGTGCCGGAGCCTCGCCGAGTGGGCCGACGTCCGGGCGGTGGCGACGGCCTCGTCCCTGCACTTCATCGACAGGGAGTCGTTCCCGAGCGGCGTCGCCCTCCTCACCGACGCCGACGAGTGGTCCGCCTGGGGGAGGATCGGCGACGAGGTCCTGCACATCGAGCTGTGCGAGTGGGCCGACGCCATGCTCATCGCGCCACTCTCGGCCAACACCCTGGCCAAG ATCGCTGGCGGGCTGTGCGACAACCTCCTGACGTGCGTGGTGCGCGCGTGGGACTACAGCAAGCCCATCTACGTCGCGCCAGCCATGAACACCTTCATGTGGGACAACCCCTTCACCAGCCGCCatctcgacgccgccgccggcctcggcgTCTCCCTCATCCCTCCGGTGACCAAGCGGCTCGCCTGCGGGGACTACGGCAACGGCGCCATGGCAGAGCCCGCCGAGATCTGCAGGACCCTCAGGCTCTTCTTCGGTTCACAAGAACCATTCTGA
- the LOC123060579 gene encoding uncharacterized protein, translating to MRIESRPAAGVAASENLGMHLAADYPNRGGGRLGLGPFAAAVLRTDNRRRAIAGGAVLASALLLVATPRLRHSPALHLFADMRNLLGVPNTLNVLTAYPLLLAGVPGLILCLFGSGCFGISLRWEALGWFLFYAGNVGAAFGSAYYHLKPDDDRLIWDRLPMMMSASSLLSILVIERVDERAGLSCLISLLSLLLVSSVCERILDDMRLWVVLNLVPCVAIPALLFLFPPKYTHSRFWFLATGFYLLARFEGLADRKVYSVNRYFISGHSLEHLCFAMVTLILIVMLSFRNIKITRDS from the exons ATGAGAATCGAATCTAGGCCTGCAGCCGGAGTCGCCGCATCTGAAAATCTAGGCATGCATCTCGCCGCCGACTACCCCAACCGCGGCGGTGGCCGCCTCGGCCTAGGGCCATTCGCGGCTGCCGTGCTCCGCACCGATAACCGTCGCCGTGCGATTGCAGGCGGCGCGGTCCTCGCCTCGGCGCTGCTTCTCGTGGCCACACCACGCCTCCGCCACTCGCCGGCGCTCCACCTCTTCGCCGACATGCGCAACCTCCTCGGCGTGCCCAACACCCTCAACGTGCTCACCGCCTACCCGCTTCTCCTTGCTGGAGTACCAGGACTTATCCTTTGCCTCTTCGGCAGCGGATGCTTCGGCATAAG CTTAAGGTGGGAGGCCTTGGGATGGTTCCTCTTCTATGCAGGGAATGTAGGGGCAGCATTTGGCTCAGCTTACTATCACCTCAAGCCAGATGATGACCGGTTAATTTGGGACAGGTTGCCG ATGATGATGTCGGCCTCCTCGCTTTTGTCGATATTGGTAATTGAAAGAGTTGATGAGAGGGCTGGATTATCTTGTTTGATCTCGCTCTTGTCTCTTTTATTGGTGAGCAGTGTGTGTGAAAG GATTCTTGATGATATGCGCCTGTGGGTAGTTTTAAACCTGGTTCCTTGTGTTGCAATTCCTGCACTGCTATTCTTGTTCCCGCCAAAGTATACACACTCAAGATTTTGGTTTCTTGCTACAG GCTTTTACCTTCTGGCAAGATTTGAAGGCCTTGCCGACAGAAAGGTTTACAGTGTGAATAGATACTTCATTAGCGGCCATTCCTTGGAGCACCTTTGTTTCGCCATGGTTACATTGATACTTATTGTGATGCTATCCTTCAGAAATATTAAGATCACCAG GGACTCGTGA